In Synechococcus sp. A18-25c, a single window of DNA contains:
- a CDS encoding DUF3727 domain-containing protein, whose product MSSSGPASSGEVPTVLVKDREGRDLLCFLEQLIPLDGTDYALLTPVDTPVCLFRLRDGDDPELVDSITSSEPILSVADVVLQEHDLTLVRSAVTLTVSGELDEPDPEDLEDEDSDDESETYELLVSFLVDEQEYGLYIPLDPFFVVARMDDGSAVLVEGEDFDRIQPRIEAELDDRELSE is encoded by the coding sequence ATGAGCTCCAGCGGACCTGCCTCCAGCGGCGAGGTGCCCACCGTTCTCGTCAAGGACCGCGAAGGGCGCGATCTTCTCTGCTTCCTTGAGCAGCTGATTCCCCTTGACGGCACCGACTACGCCTTGCTGACTCCGGTGGATACACCGGTCTGCTTGTTTCGCTTGCGTGATGGGGACGATCCGGAACTGGTCGACAGCATTACCAGCAGCGAACCGATCCTCTCGGTTGCCGATGTGGTGCTGCAGGAGCACGATCTCACCCTCGTGCGATCCGCCGTCACCCTCACTGTGAGCGGCGAACTGGATGAGCCGGATCCTGAAGATCTCGAAGACGAGGATAGTGACGATGAATCGGAAACCTATGAGCTGCTGGTGAGCTTCCTCGTCGATGAGCAGGAGTACGGGCTTTACATCCCTCTGGATCCGTTCTTTGTGGTCGCTCGCATGGACGACGGTTCCGCGGTGTTGGTGGAAGGCGAAGATTTCGATCGGATCCAACCCCGCATCGAAGCCGAACTCGACGATCGTGAGCTGTCTGAGTGA
- the ruvX gene encoding Holliday junction resolvase RuvX: MSLDVGRKRIGLAGCDALGLTVTPIAALRRGAFEDDREQITRLCNQRRVSALVVGLPLDDRGEPTVQARHCRRYGLRLAQTLALPLAFVNEHSSSWAAGERHQLHGDRSGRLDSAAAALLLEQWLVEGPEPQPIEAAPVQRGEKDADAGSWSETTPAP, translated from the coding sequence CTGAGCTTGGATGTCGGCCGGAAAAGAATCGGCCTGGCCGGTTGCGATGCCCTGGGACTGACGGTGACGCCAATCGCGGCGCTTCGCCGTGGGGCGTTCGAAGACGATCGAGAACAGATCACCCGACTTTGCAATCAGCGTCGGGTATCAGCCTTGGTGGTCGGGCTTCCACTCGATGACCGGGGCGAACCAACGGTGCAAGCTCGACACTGCAGGCGCTATGGACTGCGACTGGCCCAAACCCTCGCCTTACCGCTGGCATTTGTGAATGAACACAGCAGCAGCTGGGCTGCCGGGGAACGCCACCAGCTGCATGGTGATCGCAGCGGGCGGCTCGACAGTGCTGCTGCAGCCCTGCTGCTGGAACAGTGGTTGGTGGAGGGTCCAGAACCACAACCAATCGAGGCTGCGCCTGTCCAGCGTGGCGAGAAGGATGCTGATGCAGGATCCTGGTCTGAAACCACCCCAGCGCCATGA
- a CDS encoding F420-0:Gamma-glutamyl ligase, which translates to MYVLPLILLLLGLSVLWIEARHRLRPSSPLTLRQMDWSVSKASGNLELSGWLEIANPHQRMEIFVPELEVKPVLIGNDDLSDIVISTRVTPHHPDEESRPDGYWPAYIVKGHKRTSVQVNVSLSCRDGGDVSSRVDTVWMDVHWMNYGPFGRLSRREGAVVPLRRPAALHQENATFRSGDGCSVLPLKTHLLGPLDNTIDVLRHYAGELVQSGDILTIGETPVAVIQGRYTHPCMVHPSWIARLLCRVFHPTSSLATACGLQTLIDQVGPTRVILAWSIGLALKLIGLKGWFYRLAGDQARLIDDITGTTPPYDQTIVLGPQAPKQLCDEAAASLGVSVAIVDVNDLGRVKVLASSAGCDEELLDRALRPNPAGNANERTPLVLVRPA; encoded by the coding sequence ATGTACGTTCTGCCCCTGATCCTTCTGCTCTTAGGACTCAGCGTGCTGTGGATCGAAGCGAGGCACCGACTGAGGCCCTCCTCTCCCCTCACGCTGCGCCAGATGGACTGGAGCGTGAGCAAGGCCAGCGGCAACCTTGAACTCTCCGGTTGGTTGGAAATCGCCAACCCGCATCAACGGATGGAGATCTTTGTCCCTGAATTGGAGGTCAAACCGGTGTTGATCGGTAACGACGATCTCAGCGACATCGTGATCAGTACCAGGGTCACGCCCCATCACCCGGACGAAGAAAGTCGACCGGACGGTTACTGGCCCGCTTACATCGTTAAGGGGCACAAGCGCACAAGCGTTCAGGTCAACGTCAGCCTCAGCTGCCGCGATGGCGGCGATGTGTCGAGCCGGGTCGATACCGTCTGGATGGACGTGCACTGGATGAACTATGGCCCGTTCGGCCGTCTGTCTCGCCGCGAAGGTGCGGTGGTTCCTCTGCGTCGGCCTGCAGCGCTGCATCAGGAGAACGCAACCTTCCGTTCCGGCGATGGCTGTTCAGTGCTCCCGCTAAAAACCCATCTGCTCGGACCGCTCGACAACACCATCGATGTGTTGCGTCACTACGCCGGCGAGCTTGTGCAATCCGGAGACATCCTCACCATCGGTGAAACGCCAGTTGCTGTGATCCAAGGGCGTTACACCCATCCATGCATGGTGCACCCCAGCTGGATTGCCAGGCTGCTCTGCCGGGTATTTCACCCCACTAGCAGTCTGGCGACAGCCTGCGGCCTACAAACGCTGATCGATCAGGTGGGACCGACTCGGGTCATCCTGGCCTGGTCGATCGGCCTGGCCCTCAAGCTGATCGGACTCAAAGGCTGGTTTTATCGCCTGGCGGGAGATCAGGCACGCCTGATTGACGACATCACTGGCACCACACCTCCCTATGACCAAACGATCGTGCTCGGTCCGCAGGCTCCCAAGCAGCTCTGCGATGAGGCTGCGGCATCCCTTGGTGTCTCCGTGGCCATCGTTGATGTGAACGACCTGGGCCGCGTGAAGGTGCTGGCCTCCAGCGCAGGCTGTGATGAGGAGCTGTTGGATCGGGCTTTGCGACCGAACCCAGCCGGCAACGCCAATGAGCGCACTCCGCTGGTGTTGGTGCGACCCGCCTGA
- a CDS encoding thylakoid membrane photosystem I accumulation factor, which produces MITFVLRFTVAVLSFCLMVLPVQAARDTDSYDGNIFALYAGNGSLVPPAITLAESQAAGRTSVIVYYLDDSSTSKAFSGAVSELQRVWGNSVDLLPLTTDALQGRSTSDPSDPAHYWKGTIPQVVVIDGAGKLHLDADGQVALERINAAVSEATGLPAPTQGSISMSFNELNTEVISR; this is translated from the coding sequence ATGATCACGTTCGTGCTGCGTTTCACCGTTGCGGTGCTGTCTTTTTGCCTGATGGTGCTGCCGGTGCAGGCCGCACGCGACACGGACAGCTACGACGGCAACATCTTCGCGCTGTATGCCGGCAATGGATCTCTGGTCCCCCCCGCGATCACGCTGGCCGAATCCCAGGCAGCAGGGCGCACCAGCGTCATCGTCTACTACCTCGATGACAGCAGCACGAGCAAAGCATTCTCCGGCGCGGTCTCAGAACTGCAACGGGTGTGGGGAAACAGCGTTGACCTCTTGCCTTTGACGACCGACGCTTTGCAGGGACGGTCGACCAGCGATCCCAGCGACCCTGCCCATTACTGGAAGGGCACCATTCCTCAGGTGGTTGTGATCGATGGTGCGGGCAAGCTGCACCTCGACGCCGATGGCCAGGTTGCTCTGGAAAGGATCAATGCAGCAGTGAGTGAAGCCACAGGTCTTCCCGCTCCAACACAGGGAAGCATCAGCATGAGTTTCAACGAACTCAACACAGAGGTGATCTCCCGCTGA